A genomic region of Leptotrichia hofstadii contains the following coding sequences:
- a CDS encoding protein kinase domain-containing protein, giving the protein MNYLPINYKLKNKYEVKQVIAESDFSNVYLTFNKKKRYVIKECFPSQLVIRGANQEVFTKKYEDRLKEVKESFDREAEILAHLHNVLDSNSKGRIIELFDYFEENKTVYIVEEYFNFPTLKQYILNEENVKGKDIKKIYFDILDIFIKIHNEKIIHRDVKPSNILINKKNKIKIIDFGSSIYFDEKNGTYIKVTDGYSPLEMYSLKAENDERTDIYSLSALLYFMITKKKPDEVLKRFYNPELIFDEDISEDIRKFIEKGMEVEIKDRFNNVVEMKSEFEKLDFKDI; this is encoded by the coding sequence ATGAATTATTTGCCAATAAATTATAAGTTGAAAAATAAATATGAAGTAAAACAGGTAATTGCAGAAAGTGATTTTTCAAATGTATATTTAACATTTAACAAGAAAAAAAGATATGTTATAAAAGAATGTTTCCCTTCACAGCTAGTTATTAGGGGAGCGAATCAGGAAGTTTTTACTAAAAAATATGAGGATAGATTAAAGGAAGTAAAGGAAAGTTTTGACAGGGAAGCGGAAATATTGGCTCATTTGCATAATGTGCTTGATTCAAACTCTAAAGGCAGAATAATTGAATTGTTTGATTATTTTGAGGAAAATAAAACAGTTTATATTGTCGAGGAATATTTTAATTTTCCAACATTAAAACAGTATATACTTAATGAAGAAAATGTGAAAGGTAAAGATATAAAAAAAATATATTTTGATATTTTAGATATATTTATAAAAATTCATAACGAAAAAATAATTCATAGGGATGTAAAGCCTTCAAATATATTAATCAATAAGAAAAATAAAATAAAAATAATAGATTTTGGATCAAGCATATATTTTGATGAAAAAAATGGGACATATATAAAAGTAACGGACGGATATTCTCCCCTTGAAATGTACTCATTAAAAGCTGAAAATGATGAAAGAACAGATATATATAGCCTTTCGGCATTACTATATTTTATGATAACTAAAAAGAAACCAGATGAAGTATTAAAAAGATTCTATAATCCTGAATTGATTTTTGATGAAGATATAAGTGAGGATATAAGAAAATTTATTGAAAAAGGAATGGAAGTAGAGATAAAGGATAGATTTAACAATGTTGTTGAAATGAAATCGGAATTTGAAAAATTAGATTTTAAGGACATTTAG
- a CDS encoding phage baseplate assembly protein V has translation MNNNLNNQNPVEFFSAERIKIEIDGQQILWRDMSLEIDSKIGEHTIGRIKYIGSVNQLSLYDALIDRKGDKEIKILGRSNIADNTGNSTEKIFLNGVINELQINETTAGALTVEITAISKSVLLDRIPRYRSFQDPTLTYSAIAEEINGNYGTNDGKIVNVGEDMQAVPRMTIQYNETDWEYLKRIASYTGQPVMAYSDKVFVGFFKNMPAQTPNLKYSQFGKRTKEERTYFKITGTEVYPVATPIKLKTRNRVSGEEVENDYYVLENKIYNEGNTLKCEYILGKQTDYFVDPIPHEKIRGAVIEARTVHIARTDESKSEHGRTDGSSDNLEGRTIGAKPLNKYIEKTENNQNENTKEKVKTKDIAVMTLNLTEGLLKLGENGQSFEDKYAGKSYFPYITPYSQSNTGFTPAPEVNDRVALYFPNGNETHAIVLGAVNNDGNGRFTDVANRNYHVGDSDFNMVLATNSLSTSAASSISQTASSISESADSISESAGNISNNAKSYTEIVEGSKTLVAGNISQTSQGNTSIQSNGDTEVNSNGFSVVNGGSNVLING, from the coding sequence ATGAATAATAATTTAAACAACCAAAATCCAGTAGAATTTTTTTCAGCAGAAAGAATAAAAATAGAAATTGATGGACAGCAGATACTTTGGAGAGATATGAGTCTAGAAATTGATTCAAAGATAGGGGAACATACAATTGGGAGAATAAAATATATTGGTTCGGTAAATCAGTTAAGTTTATACGATGCTCTGATAGACAGAAAAGGGGATAAAGAAATAAAAATACTAGGAAGAAGTAATATTGCTGATAATACTGGAAATTCAACAGAAAAAATATTTCTAAATGGAGTAATAAATGAGTTGCAAATAAACGAAACAACAGCAGGAGCTTTGACAGTGGAAATTACTGCAATTTCAAAAAGTGTTCTTTTGGATAGAATACCGAGATACCGTTCGTTTCAAGATCCAACATTAACTTATTCAGCGATAGCGGAGGAAATAAATGGAAATTATGGTACAAATGATGGAAAAATTGTAAATGTTGGTGAAGATATGCAGGCAGTACCTAGAATGACAATCCAGTATAACGAAACAGACTGGGAATATTTGAAAAGAATAGCATCGTATACGGGACAGCCAGTAATGGCATACTCAGATAAGGTATTTGTAGGATTTTTCAAGAATATGCCAGCACAGACACCAAACTTAAAGTATTCTCAATTTGGGAAAAGAACAAAAGAAGAGAGAACATATTTTAAAATAACAGGAACAGAAGTATATCCAGTAGCAACACCAATAAAATTAAAGACCAGAAACAGAGTATCAGGAGAAGAAGTAGAAAATGATTACTATGTTCTTGAAAATAAAATTTATAACGAAGGAAATACGTTAAAATGTGAATATATACTTGGAAAACAGACAGACTATTTTGTAGATCCAATACCGCATGAAAAGATAAGAGGAGCAGTAATAGAAGCGAGAACAGTACATATTGCAAGAACAGATGAAAGCAAGAGTGAGCATGGAAGAACTGATGGGAGTTCGGATAATCTTGAGGGCAGAACGATTGGAGCAAAACCGCTTAATAAATATATAGAAAAAACTGAAAATAATCAGAATGAAAATACAAAAGAAAAAGTCAAGACAAAAGATATTGCAGTTATGACATTAAATTTAACGGAAGGATTGTTAAAATTAGGAGAAAATGGGCAGTCATTTGAGGATAAATATGCTGGGAAAAGTTATTTTCCTTATATAACTCCATATAGTCAAAGTAATACAGGATTTACGCCAGCACCAGAAGTAAATGACAGAGTGGCACTTTATTTTCCAAACGGGAACGAAACACATGCAATAGTTTTAGGAGCGGTTAATAATGATGGAAATGGAAGGTTTACAGATGTGGCTAACAGGAATTATCACGTGGGAGATTCGGATTTTAATATGGTACTTGCGACTAATAGTTTGTCAACAAGTGCGGCAAGTTCGATTTCACAGACTGCTAGCAGTATATCGGAAAGTGCAGACAGTATTTCAGAGAGTGCTGGGAATATAAGTAATAATGCGAAAAGTTATACAGAAATAGTGGAAGGAAGTAAAACTCTTGTAGCAGGAAATATTTCTCAAACTTCACAAGGAAATACAAGCATACAGTCAAATGGGGATACTGAAGTAAATTCGAATGGCTTTTCTGTAGTAAATGGCGGAAGTAATGTGTTGATTAATGGATAG
- a CDS encoding PAAR-like protein, whose protein sequence is MKKENIDKIYIPQSEGIPDINSYEGLNKHYLKVSESLSEIHKKEEEEAQNQHKQILELAGRKRITGEEPSTLVCDGATLICPLAEFNTRLLQMGDDAVAVKEKSAMVEFKVHRKSGYLMGKDPIGTINDNLPENFNLLMEIKCSLTGDVCKINEYGGEWTNYSKNFFVNGYNALIKTSSLKCNIEEVTKKCFIKDKEPLLDIVYNGQNPEIKDAFLGSLFSPSDRNFIRSVVIVATVVIITKNIGAVVTEGRLLFLYNQGYAATGSTLGGVLYTELQTGIGAKTFALAESTKSLFENSDGGIMLIKKAKSIVGEPGIQMYGFAKETVGNIETAGFISKGIFEADMFLKNKKLDKEISQNNIKLKNLERIENKTFEDAIVQIEKYKINKNNDELSNKKFKNFTFISDRVEDIEKKINNDPKNSVKKIVIKEIKTSIPSDWLSYRSQIEYSKQPFFTDIEIKGVK, encoded by the coding sequence ATGAAAAAAGAAAACATAGATAAAATTTATATTCCACAATCAGAAGGAATACCTGATATCAATAGTTATGAAGGATTAAATAAACACTATTTAAAAGTTTCGGAAAGTTTAAGTGAAATACATAAAAAAGAAGAAGAGGAAGCACAAAATCAACATAAACAAATTCTTGAACTTGCAGGTAGAAAAAGAATAACAGGAGAAGAACCAAGTACACTTGTATGTGATGGAGCTACTCTGATTTGTCCTCTGGCAGAATTTAATACTAGATTACTTCAAATGGGTGATGATGCTGTAGCTGTAAAGGAAAAATCAGCAATGGTAGAATTTAAAGTTCACAGAAAAAGCGGATATCTTATGGGAAAAGATCCAATTGGCACAATAAATGATAATTTGCCTGAAAATTTTAATTTACTTATGGAAATTAAGTGTTCTTTAACAGGAGATGTATGTAAAATCAATGAATATGGGGGTGAATGGACAAATTATTCTAAGAATTTTTTTGTGAATGGATATAATGCTTTAATAAAGACTTCGTCATTAAAGTGTAATATAGAAGAGGTAACCAAAAAATGTTTTATAAAAGATAAAGAACCTTTGTTAGATATAGTATATAATGGACAAAATCCAGAAATAAAAGATGCCTTTTTAGGAAGTCTCTTTTCGCCTTCAGATAGAAATTTCATAAGAAGTGTGGTAATTGTAGCAACTGTAGTGATAATAACCAAAAATATTGGAGCAGTCGTAACTGAGGGAAGATTATTGTTTTTGTATAATCAAGGGTATGCAGCAACAGGCTCTACATTAGGAGGAGTATTATACACGGAATTACAAACAGGGATAGGAGCAAAAACATTTGCTCTTGCTGAATCTACAAAATCTTTATTTGAAAATTCTGATGGAGGCATAATGCTAATTAAAAAAGCAAAAAGTATAGTAGGGGAACCAGGAATACAGATGTATGGTTTTGCTAAAGAAACTGTAGGGAATATAGAAACTGCTGGCTTTATAAGTAAAGGAATCTTTGAAGCGGATATGTTTTTGAAAAATAAAAAACTTGATAAAGAAATTAGTCAAAATAATATAAAATTAAAAAATTTAGAAAGAATTGAAAATAAGACATTTGAAGATGCTATAGTTCAAATTGAAAAATATAAAATAAATAAAAATAATGATGAATTAAGTAATAAAAAATTTAAAAACTTTACATTTATTTCAGATAGAGTTGAAGATATTGAAAAAAAAATAAATAACGATCCTAAAAATAGTGTAAAAAAAATAGTTATAAAAGAAATAAAAACTAGTATTCCTTCTGACTGGCTAAGCTACCGTTCACAGATAGAATATTCAAAACAACCATTTTTTACAGATATAGAAATAAAAGGAGTTAAATAA
- a CDS encoding tetratricopeptide repeat protein gives MLKKTIILLVLSLATISCEKPEPQEKTYTVVLNKEEYEKRVAEIENEINNKNYKKAEEMLLEIAKYNKAAYVKIATMYYEAGKTDESEKWFKIAYDEGNKEVAGNLGEFYYEKKEYEKAEQYYREYIKLGNLEGYRNLGYMLEELGKTEEAIKLYTEGAKVRNADSIYSLVRIYYLKNDMQNMNYWKNRLLNDTEVINLNSNIEKYLNYLNGNENERKIADLYMKSAQNMIMKNFFEAEKEQKKMVEYSQDELVTLARFYDVFGDKSVGEKLFKEAYDKGLKDSIYYMGVIEFEKGNTGKAKEYFKESAIKENRAEAQTEYADKLKEEGNIEEAVKWYKKAAEQNEARALIKLCSYYLDKRDVEKANEMVRRLKTTKGLKNYTLEYKKFAHEYKEMKE, from the coding sequence ATGTTAAAAAAAACAATAATACTATTAGTATTATCATTAGCAACAATAAGTTGTGAAAAACCTGAACCCCAAGAAAAAACTTATACAGTAGTATTAAATAAAGAAGAATATGAAAAAAGAGTTGCTGAAATAGAAAATGAAATTAATAATAAAAACTATAAAAAAGCTGAAGAAATGCTACTGGAAATAGCCAAATATAATAAAGCGGCATATGTAAAAATAGCGACTATGTACTATGAGGCAGGAAAAACAGATGAAAGTGAAAAATGGTTTAAAATAGCATACGATGAAGGAAATAAAGAAGTAGCAGGAAATCTAGGAGAATTTTATTATGAAAAAAAAGAATATGAAAAAGCAGAACAATATTACAGAGAATATATTAAATTAGGAAATTTAGAAGGATATAGGAATTTAGGATATATGCTTGAAGAATTAGGGAAAACAGAGGAAGCGATAAAACTTTACACTGAAGGGGCTAAGGTAAGGAATGCAGATTCGATATACTCTCTAGTAAGAATATATTATTTAAAAAATGATATGCAAAATATGAATTATTGGAAGAATAGATTATTAAATGATACTGAAGTTATTAATCTTAACTCTAATATAGAGAAATATTTGAATTATTTGAATGGAAATGAAAACGAAAGAAAAATAGCAGATTTGTATATGAAATCAGCACAAAATATGATAATGAAAAATTTTTTTGAAGCTGAAAAGGAACAAAAGAAAATGGTAGAATATTCTCAAGATGAATTAGTAACTTTGGCACGATTTTATGATGTATTTGGTGATAAATCTGTTGGGGAAAAATTATTTAAAGAAGCGTATGATAAAGGATTGAAAGATTCTATTTATTACATGGGAGTTATCGAATTTGAGAAAGGGAATACTGGAAAAGCGAAGGAATATTTTAAAGAATCAGCAATAAAGGAAAATAGGGCTGAGGCACAGACAGAATATGCGGATAAGTTGAAGGAAGAAGGAAATATTGAAGAAGCGGTTAAATGGTATAAAAAGGCTGCTGAACAAAATGAAGCAAGAGCATTGATAAAATTATGTTCCTATTATTTGGACAAACGTGATGTTGAAAAAGCTAATGAAATGGTAAGAAGATTAAAAACAACAAAGGGATTAAAAAATTATACTTTAGAGTACAAAAAATTTGCACATGAATATAAGGAAATGAAAGAATAA
- a CDS encoding acetate and sugar kinases/Hsc70/actin family protein, producing the protein MRLFYEDELRRKSYNEMYQIAVEEKLVDIYLENPTREELINILLKFRGARPDYSINKYNENGLPMVQALFDDKLSVRIHHENEIKIPHKIILYKDLNLTREDNYKIIIPDKIGNANVFLVNANNYVCGIFNLEKDLEKNDEYYLTCKTEFLRVEKLRNNKFSFLFFKSDDLKYIYKFYNTKKDDALPTYPYKLNYYKVDIENFEVRELEETSTVLCIDFGTSNTALGAYLDTNYVRDLPTNDILNGNIKINEINYVKFNDGERRYREILPTIAYVDDCSDENNIKYSFGYDVVKKLEMNDYIVNGSLFYGLKKWVHDHDEVEKINDEFGNIRFVERKEIIKAYLKYIVRRAEYMFKCKFKKIHASSPVRLKEQFLNMFQEIFSIDVKNKDGKVTGKRYEYEIITDNAMDEAIAVLYNTIENQIKKGKYIQGEEYSALIIDCGGGTTDLAACKYVIDNGKISYKLDIKTSFENGDENFGGNNLTYRLMQYLKVVLAEKYSENNEISVNDLIPYDNDMIYKVIDEYGIEEIFENLDREYEKSEKIIPTKYSKFENKMSESYRKIKNNFYMLWEAAENMKKEFFTSDGRLRTRFDIPKIMEREKDLHITELKTWNIHIMENDKFKTINKFPDEIFTIKEIEKILKSDIYSMLRKFLNTYYKEGMLFEYSLIKLSGQSTKISTFQEVLKEFVPGKMIEYKELSHRDDYELKLNCLDGAIKYLDYKRFGHMDVNIENEVPLVPYSVYAERYDGEKVEMLKTSRKANILVSHIDKSSSAMELKLYVHNAEDELKKEVIYKNVDEYEEKDAEEILPSYAGIFTQNETDNIENNVVRFFVYTDMNNWGFYVVPVQRHGDQLYLGKKQYFPYEDNLNEISYFDGEH; encoded by the coding sequence ATGAGATTATTTTATGAAGATGAATTGAGAAGAAAGTCGTATAACGAGATGTACCAGATTGCTGTAGAGGAAAAACTTGTGGATATATATTTGGAGAATCCTACCAGGGAGGAATTGATAAATATTTTGTTAAAATTTAGAGGGGCAAGGCCAGATTACAGTATTAATAAATATAATGAAAATGGGCTTCCTATGGTTCAAGCTTTGTTTGATGACAAGTTAAGCGTTAGGATTCACCACGAAAATGAGATAAAGATACCGCACAAGATAATTTTGTATAAGGATTTGAATTTGACAAGGGAAGATAACTATAAAATAATTATTCCTGATAAAATTGGGAATGCAAATGTTTTTTTGGTAAATGCAAATAATTATGTTTGTGGAATATTTAATCTTGAGAAGGATCTTGAAAAAAATGATGAATACTATTTGACATGTAAGACAGAGTTTTTAAGGGTAGAAAAGTTAAGAAATAATAAATTTTCATTTTTATTTTTTAAGTCAGATGACTTGAAATATATCTATAAATTTTATAATACAAAAAAAGATGATGCTTTGCCAACATATCCGTACAAATTAAATTATTATAAAGTTGATATTGAAAATTTTGAAGTAAGGGAACTGGAAGAAACAAGTACAGTTTTATGTATAGATTTTGGAACTTCTAATACTGCGCTAGGAGCATATTTAGATACCAATTATGTAAGGGATTTACCGACAAATGATATACTGAACGGGAATATAAAAATAAATGAGATAAACTATGTAAAATTTAATGATGGAGAAAGAAGATACAGGGAAATATTGCCGACAATAGCCTATGTTGATGATTGCAGTGATGAGAATAATATAAAGTATTCTTTTGGCTATGATGTAGTTAAAAAACTTGAAATGAATGATTACATTGTAAACGGCTCTCTTTTTTACGGATTAAAGAAATGGGTGCATGATCATGATGAAGTAGAGAAAATAAATGATGAATTTGGAAATATAAGATTTGTGGAAAGAAAAGAAATTATAAAGGCATATTTGAAATACATTGTAAGAAGAGCCGAATATATGTTCAAGTGTAAATTTAAAAAAATACATGCTTCCAGTCCGGTAAGGCTAAAGGAGCAGTTTTTGAATATGTTTCAGGAAATATTTTCTATTGATGTGAAAAATAAGGATGGAAAAGTAACTGGCAAGAGGTATGAATATGAAATAATAACGGACAATGCTATGGATGAAGCGATAGCTGTGCTATACAATACAATAGAAAATCAGATAAAAAAAGGAAAATATATACAAGGGGAAGAATACAGTGCGTTAATTATAGACTGTGGAGGAGGAACAACAGATCTTGCGGCTTGTAAATATGTGATTGACAATGGAAAAATTTCGTATAAACTTGATATAAAGACAAGTTTTGAAAATGGGGATGAAAATTTTGGGGGAAATAATTTAACATACCGATTAATGCAGTATTTGAAAGTGGTACTTGCGGAGAAATATTCAGAAAATAATGAAATATCAGTTAATGACTTAATCCCATATGATAATGATATGATTTATAAAGTTATAGATGAATACGGAATAGAAGAAATATTTGAAAATTTAGACAGGGAATATGAAAAAAGTGAAAAAATAATTCCTACAAAATATTCGAAATTTGAAAATAAAATGAGTGAATCGTATAGAAAAATAAAGAATAACTTTTATATGTTATGGGAAGCTGCCGAAAATATGAAAAAAGAATTTTTTACATCTGACGGAAGGCTAAGAACAAGATTTGACATTCCTAAAATTATGGAAAGAGAAAAGGATTTACATATAACAGAATTGAAAACATGGAATATTCATATAATGGAAAATGATAAATTTAAAACAATAAATAAATTTCCTGATGAAATTTTTACTATAAAGGAAATAGAAAAAATATTAAAATCGGATATTTATTCAATGCTTAGAAAATTCTTGAATACCTATTACAAGGAAGGTATGTTATTTGAATATTCATTAATCAAGTTAAGTGGACAATCTACAAAAATAAGTACATTTCAGGAAGTTCTAAAGGAATTTGTGCCTGGAAAAATGATAGAGTATAAGGAACTTAGCCACAGGGATGATTATGAATTAAAATTAAATTGTCTTGACGGAGCGATAAAATACTTGGATTATAAGAGATTTGGACATATGGATGTAAATATAGAAAATGAAGTGCCGTTAGTACCGTATTCTGTATATGCTGAAAGATATGATGGAGAAAAAGTTGAAATGCTTAAAACTTCAAGAAAAGCCAATATACTTGTAAGTCATATAGATAAGTCCAGTTCCGCAATGGAGCTAAAATTATATGTTCACAATGCAGAAGACGAGCTGAAAAAAGAGGTGATTTATAAAAATGTTGATGAATATGAAGAAAAGGATGCGGAAGAAATATTGCCAAGTTATGCGGGAATATTCACTCAGAACGAAACAGATAATATTGAAAACAATGTGGTAAGATTTTTCGTATATACTGATATGAACAATTGGGGATTTTATGTAGTGCCAGTGCAAAGACATGGAGATCAGCTGTATTTAGGGAAAAAACAATATTTCCCTTATGAAGATAATCTTAATGAAATTTCATATTTTGATGGGGAACATTAA
- a CDS encoding efflux RND transporter periplasmic adaptor subunit, with amino-acid sequence MIINKKDNIIWLLPCILIFVILLMVGMCTPRINEKYMVDTTKRETLEIFTKMKGKVEAKDFVSIGLDVQLQVDDVFFKEGARIKKGDILVKFSDYKERDLNSKMQELKQNLAVKNSQLRFLKNQYGEGADTTNDINNLTGEIKALEGELIKLNNESGLVRRAIISPIDGYIVKINALKGQYADSLTPVVVLAKIQDVKIVSEPVRENQLQYVNVGNTANISVINNNNSYEAILYKINNIGIENLKTLEFLTSDFKDLSLNQEVNIRLIHQKKENVITVPLNAVIKRKSKNGKIDKYYIYLIDKNNKVTEKEVLVGMNNGEKIEISGENIKEGMEIVVNPNDKIKNNVIVKRIDYKQIKINKEKELEKLQRENEQKKKDIEKNEAEIIRLKRNEKK; translated from the coding sequence TTGATAATAAATAAAAAAGATAATATAATTTGGTTACTACCTTGTATTTTAATTTTTGTAATTTTATTAATGGTTGGAATGTGTACTCCGAGAATAAATGAAAAATATATGGTAGATACTACTAAAAGAGAAACTTTAGAGATATTTACTAAAATGAAAGGTAAAGTTGAAGCTAAAGATTTTGTGTCCATAGGACTCGATGTTCAGCTACAAGTTGATGATGTTTTTTTTAAGGAAGGTGCTAGGATAAAAAAGGGGGATATTTTAGTTAAATTCAGTGATTACAAAGAAAGAGATTTAAATTCAAAAATGCAGGAGCTTAAACAAAATCTAGCTGTTAAAAATTCGCAACTAAGATTTTTGAAAAATCAATATGGTGAAGGAGCAGATACTACAAATGATATAAATAACCTTACTGGAGAAATTAAAGCATTGGAAGGAGAATTGATAAAATTAAACAATGAAAGTGGATTAGTACGAAGAGCTATAATAAGTCCAATTGATGGCTATATTGTAAAAATAAATGCTTTAAAAGGACAATATGCTGATTCGTTGACTCCAGTGGTAGTTTTAGCAAAAATACAGGATGTCAAGATTGTCAGTGAACCTGTAAGAGAAAATCAGCTACAATATGTTAATGTAGGAAATACAGCAAATATTAGTGTAATAAACAATAATAATTCATATGAAGCCATTTTGTATAAAATAAATAATATAGGTATAGAAAATTTGAAAACATTGGAATTTTTAACTTCAGATTTTAAAGATTTAAGTTTAAATCAGGAAGTAAATATAAGGCTGATTCATCAGAAGAAGGAAAACGTAATAACTGTACCATTAAATGCTGTAATTAAACGAAAATCTAAAAATGGAAAAATTGATAAATATTATATTTATTTGATAGATAAAAATAATAAAGTTACTGAAAAAGAAGTTCTAGTTGGTATGAATAATGGAGAGAAAATAGAAATTTCTGGTGAAAATATAAAAGAGGGAATGGAAATAGTAGTAAATCCTAATGATAAAATAAAAAATAATGTAATTGTGAAAAGAATAGACTATAAGCAAATAAAGATAAATAAAGAAAAAGAGCTTGAAAAATTACAAAGAGAAAATGAACAAAAGAAAAAAGATATAGAGAAAAATGAAGCTGAGATAATAAGGTTGAAAAGAAATGAAAAAAAATAA
- a CDS encoding M23 family metallopeptidase has translation MKKNNVLKIAGYSIVLILFAFFIGKISQNEYEDEDDKKILEIEQILKNREEKNNVKTNISSQNENLETLIIMDTNSQAQEDIKMEATENYNTPQNIPKVLTNKNNNNKNYSVNKLNISKQEITPNYESNDNYISENTNELFWPVLSTEITSKYGKRVHPISNKEKIHNGIDIKAVTGAAVMSSVDGTVTYAGRNGGYGNFIEVRRRDGLTVRYAHLNKINTAVGNNVKMGDKIGEVGSTGVSTGSHLHFEVLKDGNSVNPMDFEYR, from the coding sequence ATGAAAAAAAATAATGTTTTAAAAATAGCAGGATATTCAATTGTTTTAATTTTATTTGCATTCTTTATAGGAAAAATTAGTCAAAATGAATATGAAGATGAGGATGATAAAAAGATTTTGGAAATAGAGCAAATTTTAAAGAATAGAGAAGAAAAAAATAATGTAAAAACAAATATTTCTTCTCAAAATGAAAATTTAGAAACATTAATAATAATGGATACAAATTCACAAGCACAAGAAGATATAAAAATGGAAGCTACAGAAAATTACAACACCCCTCAAAATATCCCAAAGGTATTAACAAATAAAAATAACAACAACAAAAATTATTCTGTGAATAAATTAAATATTTCCAAACAAGAAATTACACCAAATTATGAAAGTAATGATAATTATATTTCGGAAAATACAAATGAACTTTTCTGGCCTGTACTATCAACTGAAATAACAAGTAAATATGGAAAAAGAGTACATCCTATATCAAATAAAGAAAAAATTCATAATGGAATTGATATTAAAGCGGTAACAGGAGCTGCCGTAATGTCGTCAGTAGATGGAACAGTAACTTATGCTGGAAGGAATGGAGGATATGGTAATTTCATTGAAGTGAGAAGAAGAGATGGATTAACTGTGAGATACGCTCATTTAAATAAAATAAACACAGCTGTAGGAAATAACGTGAAAATGGGAGATAAAATAGGAGAGGTAGGAAGTACGGGAGTAAGTACAGGTTCCCATCTTCATTTTGAAGTTTTAAAAGATGGAAACTCAGTTAATCCGATGGATTTTGAATATAGATAA
- a CDS encoding ImmA/IrrE family metallo-endopeptidase, with translation MIYLTLKFYIVILKIKKKGNIFVYKGIFFVSLNVNLPINEKKNVLIHELGHYILHRNILLNRKM, from the coding sequence ATGATATATTTAACATTAAAATTTTATATTGTAATTTTAAAGATAAAAAAAAAGGGAAATATTTTTGTATATAAAGGAATTTTTTTTGTTTCTTTAAATGTAAATTTACCTATTAACGAGAAAAAGAATGTTTTAATACATGAACTTGGACATTATATTTTACATCGAAATATTTTATTAAATCGAAAAATGTAA